The DNA window GTCTACGAGGAGACGGACAGGCAAGTCGGCAAGCTCCTCGAAGAGTGTGACCCGAACACCGTCTTCATCGCGAGCGACCACGGGATGGGACCGTACGAGAAGTACGAGTTCCGCGTCAACGAGTTCCTTCGCGACGAAGGCTACGTGAAGGCCCGGAAGGGCGGCCGCGGGATGCCGTCGTGGAACCCGATTCAGGACGAGCTTCGGGAGGGAAAGGACACGAAGACGTGGGAGCCGAACACCATCGAACGCATGGCCGCGAAGATGGCCCAGTTCGGTTTCACCGCTCATCGGATTCGAACCGGGTTGGAGAAGGTGGGACTCGCCGAAATCGTAAAGCAGTACGCGCCGAAGAACGTCGCGCGGACGGCGAACGAGCAGGTCGATTTCCCGAAATCCGCCGCGTACATGCGCGCTCGAACCGAACTGGGCGTTCGAATCAACTTGCAGGGACGCGAACCGAACGGCATCGTCCCGCCGGAGCAGTACGACGAGGTTCGTGACGACCTGATAGAGAAACTCAGTGCGGTCGAAACCCCCGATGGCGAACCCGTCTTCGGCGAAGTCGCGCCGCGCGAGACGTACTTCCACGGAAAGAACGCGGACAACGCGCCGGACATCGTGACCATCCCGAACGAGATGGGGCAGTTCCTCTCGGCGCAACTCCTCGGCGACTACTTCGCGCCGCCGACCGAACCGTGGAACCACAAAATCGAAGGCGTCGTCGCCGCGAAAGGGGAGGGAATCGACGCGGATGCGATGCCGACCAAAGCCCACCTCTTCGACATCGCGCCCACTGTCATGTCCGCGCTCGGAATCCCGTACAGCGACCGGATGGACGGCGGCGTCATTCCAATCGTCGAGGACGCCGGAGCGCAGTCGTATCCCGCCTACGACGAGGACGACTCGGTTTCGATGGACGACGCGGACGTCGAAGAGCGGTTGGCCGACCTCGGCTACATGCAGTAGGCCGACTTCGACTCCTCACCTCGTCGGTTTTGCTCCGCGACTCTCTCCGTCGTCTCGACGGTTCTCCGACCTGTCGTTCGCTTTCTTCACCGGTCGTTCCCCGTTCTTCACTCCCCGTTTCGTCTCTCCTCGGGTTTCATATCTACCTTATACAGTCCATAAACGTATGTGTCGGCTGTCGGTGGCTCTCACGTGAGATGCCGTCGGTGGCGCTATCAACAATTTTGTACACTCCACACCACATTTGTACTGTAGAGTAATTTTATATACGTCGGGATGCAACCTTCCGTCCATGTCTCAAGAGACCGCAACCGAGTTCGGGACGTTCGGCGGCCGCCACGTTCCCGAACCGCTCGAAGAACCGCTCGAACGGTTGGCGCAAACCTACGACGAGATTTCCGAGACGGAGGCGTTTCAGCGCGAGTTCCAGCAGTACCTCGAAAAGTTCGCCGGGCGACCGACGCCGCTCTATCACGCGGAACGACTCTCCGAGGCGTACGGCGCACAGATTTACCTGAAGCGCGAGGACCTGCTCCACGGCGGCGCACACAAGATCAACAACTGCCTCGGGCAGGCGTTGCTGGCGAAGCAGGCGGGGAAGGACCGACTCATCGCCGAAACCGGCGCGGGTCAACACGGTACCGCAACCGCGATGGTCGGCGCGCTGCTCGACATTCCGACCGAGATTTACATGGGGAAAAAGGACGTGGAGCGCCAGAAGATGAACGTCTTCCGCATGCGCCTGATGGGCGCTGAGGTGAACGAGGTCACGCGCGGTGACGCCGGACTGGCGGATGCCGTCGATGCCGCGCTGGAGGATTTCGCCCGCAATGTGGACGACACTCACTACCTCGTCGGGAGCGTCGTCGGTCCCGACCCGTTCCCGCGGATGGTCCGCGATTTCCAGTCCGTCATCGGCGTGGAAGCGCGACGTCAGATTCAGGAGGAGACCGGAAGCCTACCGGACGCCGCGGTGGCGTGCGTCGGCGGCGGGTCGAACGCCATCGGTCTCTTCCACGCGTTCCGCGACGACCCCGTGGAACTCTACGGCGCGGAGGGCGGCGGCGAGGGGTCGGATTCGACCCGCCACGCGGCACCCCTCGCGAGCGGGAAGACCGACATCCTCCACGGGATGCGGACCCGCATCCTGAACGACGACGTGGAGGTCCACTCAGTCTCGGCGGGACTCGACTACCCCGGCGTCGGCCCGGAACACGCCCAGTTCCGCGAAACCGGCCGCTGTGAGTACACCGGCGTCACCGACGACGAGGCGCTCGCCGCGTTCCGAGAACTGAGCGAGTTGGAAGGCATCATCCCCGCGCTCGAATCCAGCCACGCCGTCGCGCTGGCGAAGCAACTCGCCGAGGAGCGAGACGAGGACGACGTGATTCTGGTCAACCTGAGCGGTCGGGGCGACAAGGACATGGAACAGGCCGCCGAGCTGTTCGACCTCGGCAACTGAGAAAAATCGCTTTTCGAACCGCGATTGCGAGGCCGCTTACGCGGTCGCCGCCGTCGGTGTCGGCGATGCGGTGCGCTCGCTCGTCTCGTCGGTGTCGTCCGTCTCGTTGGTCTCTTTCGCGTGCCCACCGTTTGCCGCGAGCGTCGCGGTCACGTCGGCGTTCACCCGCGAGTGGTCGAAGTACACTTGGTCGTACTTCGAGGAGTTGTAACTTCCGTACAGGTCGAGGTCCGCCGTCCGCTCGCATCCGAGGAGCGCCGCGAGTTCGGCGTCGTCGAAGCGAACCGCGAGGCGTCCCTCCTCGGCGTCGTACGTGACCTTCTCCGCTTCGACGGTGCGGTTACCGGGTGTCGAGACGACGAACGTGCCCGCGACGGTTCCGTCGTAGTCCGCTGGCGCGTCGAAGTGCATGACGACCTTGCCGCGTTCGTCGAGGCTGACCGAGGCGTCGTCGAGGGTGGTGTCAACCCGTCGAATCCGGCCGTCCGTCGTCGGCGCGATTCGTTTCTTCTCCTTCAGATAGTCGACCACGGTGGTCGAAAGGAGTTCGTTCGTCCGGTTTACGACCGGTTCGTCGGCGAGCGGATAGCCGCTTCCGCCGCCCGCCATGAAGTCGTTGACGGCGACTTCGTAGGTCGCGTTCGGGTCGAGTCGCTCGCCGTTCACGTACACGTCTCGGATTTGGTCACGACCCTCGTGGCCGACCCACTCGAACCGGACGCCGCTGACTTGCATGGCCATCTCCGCGCCGTACTGCTGTCCGGCCTCGCTCTCCAACGGCGTCACTTGGCTGGCGAGCGTCTCCTCCAGTTCGCGGCCGGTCAGTTCGACCGTCACGACCTCGTTCCCGAACGGGAGCGTGTTGAACACGTCGCCGCCGGTGACGTTTCCGGGACCGTAGACGCTGTTCGAACGGATGCCACCCGCGTTGGTGATGGCCACGTCGGCACCCGTCTTCGCGCGCATCGCGTCGGTCACGAGGTCGCCGTAGTTGCTCTCGCGGTGGTAGTTGGTGGCGAACCGAGCGTCGAGGGGCGTCTCGGTGTACGCGATAGTCGAGTCGAGGTCCACCTCCGAGCGGTAGTCGTCGATGATGTCCGAGGCGGTTTCGTTCTTCGGCGTCGCGTCGGTGACGTTGAGGAGGTGCCCGTTCGCGGCGACGACCTCGCCGTTCTCGACGGTGAGGTTGATTTCGCTCAGGTACTCGGCCCGCGCCTGCGTCTCGCTGATGATGGTTCCGTTCACGACGCGCGGACGGTAGACCACTTCGTCGTGTCCCGTCAGCACGACGTCGGTGTCTGTTCGGTTCGCGACCGTCTCGGCTTCGTTCGTCCCCTCGTGGAGCAGGACGACCGTTACGTCCACGTCCTCTCTCTCGCGGAGAACTCGTTCGTACTTCCGAATCGACGGCACGACCGGCTTCGCGGTGATGTTCCGAGCCGAGAGGTTCTCGGAGACCGAGCCATCGACACCGGGGTAGACGGCACCGACGATGCCGACTTTGACGCCGCCGCGCTCGACCACTTCGTAGCGTTTCGTTCCCTCGACCGTCTTCCCGGTCGTCTCGTTGACGAGGTTCGAGACGACCCACGGGAACTCGGAGGCGCGGGACGCGTTCGTGAACGCATCGACGCCGTAATCGAGGTCGTGGTTGCCGATGGTGTCCGCGTCCGGCCCGATGAGGTTCAACACGTCGACCGGCGCGCGCCACTTCGAGACGGGCGAGAGCGCGTGCGGCGACAACTCGTCACCGCCGCCCATCACGAACGTCGGGTTGTCGTGGGCGGCCCGCCGCTCGTCGATTCGATGGACGAGCCGCGGCAGGTTGCCGTCCTTCGCCGCGGCGGTCTGAATGTCGTTGTAAGAGAGGATGGTTACGTTCGTCGAACTGTTCGCGGTCACGTCGGCTGACCCTGTATCGGATTGGTGCCCGCCAGCGCCCACACCGAGCGCGGGAATCGCCCCCGCACTGACGATGCAGACGAGCAGGACGAGTGCTGTCGCGCGTCGCATTCATCGTATTCGAACGACTCTTCCAAATTAATCGTATCTATGTGATATTGATAGAATAATGGTCTCTATGGATTCAAATATATGTGGTGGACGGACATGTGCTGAATTTTACCCTTTCGCCCGGGCTATCGAAACACGACGCCGTCCGTCTCACCACTGGGTCAGCGCCTCGGACCCGTACGAGTACGACAGGACGCCGAAGAACGTCAGTACGCCCGAAATCGACGCGATACCGCCGACGTAGAACACCCATTGGATGCCCGGCCCCGTCATCAGGATTCCGGCGAGAATCGGCGCGAGGATGCTCCCGGGTCGCCAAACCAACTCCCGGACGCCGAAACTGCTCGCCACGCCCGCGCCATCGACGCCTTCGTCGGCGAACAGCGCCATACTGGCCGGTTCACGGAAACTGTCGGCGATTCCGAGCAGGGCATTGAGTCCGACCAGTGGAAGGAAGGCCGGTGAGAGTGCGCCGAGGACGGGAAACGCGGCGGGAAGCGACAGCGCCTGTCCGATTGCGGGTGCGGAGGGGACGACCAACGCCACGAGTCCGTAGATGCCGCCGCCGACGAAGACGAACAGCGCCCGTCCGTAGTCGTCCGACAGTCGCCCGGTGAATGGCTGACAGAGCATGTTCGTGAACTTCTCCGCGATGAGGACGACGCCGACCGCGATGGGAGCGTACGCGAGACCACCTTTCGCGGCTTCGACGCCCGCGTAGACCACGATCCACGTTCGGACCATCGTCACCGCCACCGCGTACTGGGCGCGGAAACTCGTGAGCGTCAGCAGTTTGCGATTGAGCGCCATGTCGGCGAAGGGGAAGCCCTCGATTCGCGTGTCGTCGCGTTCGACGAAGAGGAGAACGCCGACCAACGCCGGAATCAGGAGCGCGACGATGACGCCGAACACGACGTCGAAGCCGTATCGTTCGTACAGCGCGGTGGCGGAAATCGTCCCGAGGATGGACGCCGCGAAGCGGGCCGCGTTCGCCTTGCCGATGTGGTTCGCCCGCGTGTCGGCCGTCGAGAGTTCACCGACGAGCGCGAGCGTGATGAGACCGGTTCCGGTGATGGCCACGCCCTGTAACGCACGCGCCGCGATGAATCCCCAACTGCTCTCGACCAGCGGAAAACTGGCGTAGGCGACGATAGACACGACGAGACTGAAGAGGAGAACGGTCCGTTTGTCGTAGCGGTCGCCGCTCCACGCCAGCGGAATGACGGCCACCGACTGCGCGGCGGTCAACCCTGAGACGAACAGGCCGACGACGATTCCCGACTGCGGGTCGAGAACGTTGAGATACGTCGGCAGCAGCGCTGCCAGCGTGATAAAACCGAAGCCGCTGGCGAACCGCGTGAGATAGAGCGCGTAGAACTGGGCGCGATTTTTTTGCACGATACAACCTGTGAACTTCCCCGCAAAGTCCTTTCGTTTCGAAACCTATCCGCCGCTCCCGCCAGCGACGACGATAGTTCGGGCCAGTGCGAATCGTTACTCGTCTCGACAGTCCGGACACCGCTCGTCTTCGACGTAGATTTCGAGCAATTTCTCGCCACATTCGACACATCGCTTTAGTACGTCCTTCTCTACCACGTTCGCTCACGACGCAATCGAAACCCGATAGAAATAGTCGTATCGGTTTGTCTAGTGTTTGCGGTTCCGTTTAGTCCAGATTCTCGCCCTGATAGTCGCCGTCGTAGGTGCCGTCGTGGTCCGCCTCGGCGAGGACGAGTTGTGCGATACGTGCGCCGCGTTCGAGTTCGATGTCGTGGTGAACCTGCAACAACCCTTCTCCTTTGCCCTCGTAGCCCGCGTCCCAGACCGCGGTGTTGAGCATACAGGAGTTCCGCATGAGCGACGAACGGGGGTAGACGAAGCCGACGTGTCCGTCCGGGATTTCGATTGTCTCCGCGTACTGGACGATGTATCCTCCTTGCGGCAGGTAGTAGTTCTCCGGGGACTTCTCGGTTATCTGCTCGGACTCGACCTGCTGGCGGTCGCCGATCTCCTTGCCATTGCGCCCGATTCGGCCCGAGTCCCGCTGTTCGTACACCGTTTCCAGCGTCAAATCGACACCGTTCGGCTGTACCTGTTGCCGTCTGACCTCCGAGACGTGCTCCGCGACGAACGTTCCGCTCTCGAACATAGACGGACGGCGTGTCCGAGATAGTAAAGCCGTTACCGTTCCCGACTGGTGTGCGTGACTCTCACACTCGCTCTCTCACCCGTTGACTCGTTCGCCCGCGCGTTTCTTCGCCTACTCGCGCCGTTCGAACGACCCGACGGTCGCGCCGTCCGCCGCATCGAGTTCGCTCGCTCGAACTGCAAAACGGGTTCGAAGCGTACGACGTCGTTCCGCCCCTTTCGTGGAGTCGTGCCGACGACGGAACGCCGACCGTGACCGAAGTCGAAATCGCCGCCGTTCGGTTTGACAACCCCCCGCAAAACATTGTGATTTTCTCGCCCCTATTTTCGCAATGATTGCCGGACGAGGGCCGAATTTACCACGAACGATGAAAACGTAAACACGCGGGATTTATACCTTCGGAGGGTCGATATTCGTCCGATATGGGACAAACACTGACGGAAAAGATTCTCGACGACCACCTCGTCGAGGGCGAACTCGAAACCGGTGAGGAAATCGGAATCGAGATCGACCAGGTTCTCACACAGGACACGACTGGGACCCTCGTGTGGCTCCAGTTCGAGGCGCTCGACATGGACGAGGTCCAGACCGAGATCGCCGCGCAGTACTGTGACCACCAGACCTACCAGTTCGACTTCAAGAACACGGACGACCACCGCTTCCTCCGCTCGGCGGCGGGCACGTTCGGTGCACACTACTCCCGTCCCGGCAACGGTATCTGTCACAACGTCCACAAGGAGAACTTCGCCGCACCCGGCAAGACGATGCTCGGGTCCGACTCCCACACCCCGACCCCCGGCGGTCTGGGTGAACTCGCAATCGGTTCCGGCGGTCTCGACGTCGCGGTCGCCATGGGTGGCGGCCCGTACTACATCGAGATGCCCGAAATCGTCAACGTCCGCCTCGAAGGCGAACTCCCCGAGTGGGCGACCGCGAAGGACGTCATCCTCGAGATGCTCCGTCGCTTCTCCGTGAAGGGCGGCGTCGGCAAAATCTTCGAGTACACCGGTCCCGGTGTCGAGACGCTCTCGGTCCCCGAGCGAACGACCATCACGAACATGGGAACGGAACTCGGCGCAACGACGTCCATCTTCCCGACGGACGAGAACACCGAGGAGTGGCTCTCGCGCCTCGGCCGCGAGGACGAGTACGTCGACCTCCAGCCCGACGACGACGCGGAGTACGACGACGAAATCGTCATCGACCTCTCCGACCTCGAACCGCTCATCGCACAGCCGTCCATGCCCGACAAGGTCGTTCCGGTCCGCGAAGTCGCCGGACAGTCGGTCGACCAGGTTATGATCGGTTCCTGTACGAACGGTGGCTACGAGGACATCCTCCCCGCCGCGAAGATGCTCGAAGGCCGCACGGTCAACCGGAAGACGGACCTCATCGTCGCTCCGGCGTCCAAGCAGGCCTCCGAGATGCTCGCCCGTGAGGGCTGGGTCGCGGAACTGATGGCGGCAGGCGTCAACTTCTCCGAGGCGACCTGTGGTGCGTGTATCGGTATCGGTCACGTTCCGGCGTCCGATTCCGTCTCGCTCCGTACCTTCAACCGCAACTTCGAGGGTCGCTCCGGTATCGAGGACGACTCGGTGTACCTCTGCTCGCCCGAAGTCGCCACGGCGGCGGCCATCAAAGGCGAAATCATCGACCCGCGCGACCTCGCCGACGAACTCGGCGACCTCGAAGCGCCCGAGTTCGAGATGGGCGACAACTACGGCACCACCGCCGACGACCCCGACCTCATCTCCCCCGACGAAGCGGTCGACGACGAACTCATCAAAGGCCCGAACATCGGCGACGTCCCGCTGAAGGACGAACTCGAATCCGACCTCGAAGGCCCGGCCCTGCTCAAGATGCAGGACAACATCACGACCGACCACATCATCCCCGCCACGCAGGACATCCTGATGTACCGGTCGAACATCCCGAAACTCTCCGAGTTCACGCTCTCGCGCGTCGACGACTCGTTCGCACAGCGCGCACTCGACGCCGACGGCGGCTTCCTCGTCGCCGGCGAGAACTACGGTCAGGGTAGCTCGCGCGAACACGCGGCCCTGTGCCCGATGTACCTCGGCGTGGAAGGCGTCCTCGCACAGAGCTTCGCCCGCATCCACAAGGCCAACCTGTTCAACTTCGGTCTGCTCCCCCTCGAAATCAGCGAGGAGGACTACGAGAAATTCGAACAGGGCGATGACATCGAAATCGTCGACGACGTTGCGGAAGCGGTCCGCTCCGGTCAGGAAGAGTTCACGGTCCGCGTGAACGACGACTGGGAACTCACCGCGACCCTCGACGCCTCCGAACGCGAGCGCCAGATTCTCGCCGACGGTGGCAAGCTGTCCCACACGAAGAAGCAGGCAGAGGGCGGCGACACCGCGGCCTCCGCGGACGACTAACGACCTTTCAGCACCCACCTTTTACGACGGTCACAAGCAAGAGCGATGGCGACAGCCATCGCTCTTGCTGGCTTCTTCACGGCTTCGCCGTGGAGGAACGAGGGAGCTCCGCTCCCTCGCATTCCCTGTAAAAGCTGGACCAAAAGCACTCCTCGCTCCCTCCGGTCGCTCGCTTGAATCCAGCGACCGGAGAGAGCGATAGGCTGAGGCCTCCTGCTGTCGCACGAGTTTTTCTTCCGCGAACGAGGCGAGGCGCGAAGCGCCTCGAAACGCGAACGGCGAAGCCGTGAAGAAGACTGCCAGCGGTCGGGGCGACTCGCCCCGACCGCTGGCTCCCGACCGCAGAAAAAGGTGGTGGTCAAGGCTTTAGTCCTCCGCGTCGAATGGTCGCTCGTGACTACCACCGCGACCGAGAACGGGTCGATTTCGATTCGTTCCGCGGAGGATACCGATTTGCTCGCCATCTTCCGCATCGAGAAGGCCTCGTTTAGCCAGCCGTGGCCGTTCGCGGCGTTCGAACGGTACATCGACGAACCCACGTTTCTCGTCGCCACGGACGGTGCGAAGATAGTCGGCTACATCGTCGCCGACATGATTCCGAATCACGGTCGGGCGCTCGGGCACGTCAAGGACATCGCGGTTCACCCCTCGCGTCGCGGTGAGGGAATCGGACGAGAGCTTCTGAAACAGGCGCTTTCGGGCCTTCGAGCGCGGGGGACGCACAGTGTCAAACTGGAGGTCCGGGCGAGCAACGAACCCGCGATTTCGCTGTATCGCGACTTTGGCTTCCGCTACTTGCGGACGATACCGCGGTACTACGGGGACGGCGAGGACGCACTCGTGATGATCGTCGAACTCGACTGACCGTCGCCGACTGAACCGTTTTTCAGTGCGGACGCCATACCCACGTGCATGGGATATGCGTGTCCGGTGTGCGAAACGCCACAGTCCGATGGGGAACACCTCGCCAACCATCTCGCCTTCGCTGCCATTCTCGGCGACGCGGACCACGAGTCGTGGCTGGACGAACACGCGCCCGGATGGGACGAGGAGGGACCCGACGAACTCGCGCCGCGAATCACGGAGTACGCGGAGGAGGAGGAGTACCCGCAGGTGTTCGAGGACACGGTTCACGACCACGGCCATCACGGTCACGGACATCACGACCACGGCGGATTGGAGGACGAACTCCAACAGGCCGGTGGCTACGGTCGGGACGCGACCATGGGCGCTGACGCCCAGCGGGTTATGGCCGAGGCGCGGCAGATGACCGAACAGATGCTCGGCGAGGGCAACGACGCCAAGGCGGACCGGAACGACGCCAAGGCGGACGACGAATCGAAGGACGAAAACGAATAGTTTCTTCCCCGAAAAGTACCCGCCATGGAGACGCACGGAATCTTCGCCCCGGAGACGGAGGGGGCTGCGCACGAACAGTACGAAGACGTCGGGCCGGTCGCACAGACCGTCGTCAAGGAGACGGCCAAAGCGATGGACTTCGACCGCGAGGAGTACGGCGAACGCGTGACCGGCGACGTGATTGCGACGGCGCGGGACGCCCTGTTCGCCTCGCTGCTCGAAATCAAAACCGGCACACGCGACGAGTTCGAGGCCGACGTTCCCGACGGATTCGAGGTGCACGTCGAGGGGAGCGAAAACGTCGATAACGTCGCGTGGCACGTCGCGCCGTCGGCGGAGGCGGTCGTCGCGGCGACCTACCAGCAAAAGGAGGACGCGGCGATTGCGACCCTCCAGCGCATCGCTTTCGGACGAGTGTACCGGGACATCGTTTAATTAGTTCGGCCGCGATGTGTCGGTCAGTATGAGTATCGACTACGGGCGGTTCGACCGCGGCCGCGGGATGAACTACTGGCAGTACGACCCCGTTTTGCAACACGAAGTCGAGCGAACCTATCCCGGAGACCGAGGCTGGGCCGAGGAGCGGTTCGACGAGTTCGGTGCCATCGTCGGAACGACCGTCGCCCCGAATTCGGATACCATCGACGAACACGGCCCGGAACTCCGCCAGTACGACCGACACGGGCGGCTCGTAAACGACATCGAGTACCATCCGGCCCAGTTGGAAAACGAGGAACTCGTGTACGGCGCGGGCATCGTCGCCGACTCGTTTCGGGCACCGCCGGACCGCGACGACCCGGCGTCCATGCTCCACCACCTGACGATGGATTACCTCCTCGCGTACGCGGACGTGGGATTGACGTGCCCCGTCGCCATGACCGCGGGCGTCGCGTTGGTGCTGGAGCGGTTCGACCACGGTTCCGACGGGTCCCTCTCGGAGTTCTTCGACCGACTCACCGCCCGCGAGTACGACGACCTGCTTCAGGGCGCGATGTTCCTCACGGAGCGACAGGGCGGGAGCGACGTCGGTGCGACCGAAACCGTCGCCGAACGCACCGACGACGGCTGGGAACTGACCGGCGAGAAGTGGTTCTGCTCGAACGTCGATTCGGGGGCCATCCTCACGCTCGCGCGGACGCCGGACGCGCCCGACGGAACCGAGGGGCTTTCGCTCTTTCTGGTCCCGGGAACGACGTCCAACGGCGAGCGCGACGGCGCGTTCGTCCGTCGGCTGAAGGACAAACTGGGGACGGTAAGCGTTCCGACCGGTGAGGTCGAGTTCCGCGGGGCGGAGGCGCATCTCGTCGGTGAACTCGAATCCGGCTTTCGATACATGTCCGAGATGCTCAACCTCGAACGCATCGCCAACGCCTTCGCGTCGTGCGGTCTCATCGGGCGGGCGCTGTTGGAGAGCAAAGTTCGAGCCGCGAACCGCGAGGCGTTCGGCAGCACCATCGACCGATATCCGCTCATGCGCCGCGATTTGGTGGAGATGGCCGTCGCTCACGAGGCGGCGACCGCGTTCACGTTCGACGCCGGGCGGGCGTTCGACCGCTACCACCGCGGCGACGAGGACGCGTTCGCGCTGATGCGCCTGCTCGTTCCCATCGCGAAGTCGAGAACGGGGCGGATGGCGGTCGACGTCGCGTCGTACGCGATGGAGATTCACGGCGGCAACGGCTACGTGAACGATTTCGTCACGAACCGCCTCCTGCGCGACGCGCAGGTGCTTCCCATCTGGGAGGGGACCTCGAACATCCTCTCGCTCGACGTGCTTCGCGCGCTGGCGCGCGAGGACGCACACGAACCCGCGCTGGCACTGACCCGTGACCGACTGGACGGTATCGAACACGACGACCTCGCCGACTTGGTGGCGACCACCCGCGACGAACTCGACGGGCTACAGGAGGCTCTCGTGACGCTTGCGACGGAAGAAGAGGAGTACGCGCAACTCCACGCGAAGGAACTGGCCGAGTACGTCTTCGACGTGTACACCGCCGCGCTGTTGCTGTCGGAGGCGGACGGCGAACTCGCGGCGGGGAACAGGCGGAAGGGATTGGTCGCTCGTCAGTTCGTTACCGACGCGTTCGGCCGCTCCGCCGCGCGAGGGATTACCTCCGGGGACGCGCTCTCGCTCGACGGCTTCGAAGAAATCGTTCGCTTCGCCTAGTTCGCTTCGGTGT is part of the Haladaptatus paucihalophilus DX253 genome and encodes:
- a CDS encoding alkaline phosphatase family protein, with translation MSNVDVLLIGIDAGCLPVFERLYEDDVIPNIRSICDGGASAPLESQMPPWTPSAWPSLYTGVNPGKHGVCGFVAYDGYDFRVVSGSDVEEHAIWTLLDKHDLTSVVVNVPVTHPPDEINGALIPGFIGPEDPRCHPEGLLDEVRDAIGEYRVYPTYSREESNYTDAQKMDEYTSLVRMRGEAFRYLADKHDPDFGFVQFQKPDTVFHEFDGDWDKVTTVYEETDRQVGKLLEECDPNTVFIASDHGMGPYEKYEFRVNEFLRDEGYVKARKGGRGMPSWNPIQDELREGKDTKTWEPNTIERMAAKMAQFGFTAHRIRTGLEKVGLAEIVKQYAPKNVARTANEQVDFPKSAAYMRARTELGVRINLQGREPNGIVPPEQYDEVRDDLIEKLSAVETPDGEPVFGEVAPRETYFHGKNADNAPDIVTIPNEMGQFLSAQLLGDYFAPPTEPWNHKIEGVVAAKGEGIDADAMPTKAHLFDIAPTVMSALGIPYSDRMDGGVIPIVEDAGAQSYPAYDEDDSVSMDDADVEERLADLGYMQ
- the trpB gene encoding tryptophan synthase subunit beta codes for the protein MSQETATEFGTFGGRHVPEPLEEPLERLAQTYDEISETEAFQREFQQYLEKFAGRPTPLYHAERLSEAYGAQIYLKREDLLHGGAHKINNCLGQALLAKQAGKDRLIAETGAGQHGTATAMVGALLDIPTEIYMGKKDVERQKMNVFRMRLMGAEVNEVTRGDAGLADAVDAALEDFARNVDDTHYLVGSVVGPDPFPRMVRDFQSVIGVEARRQIQEETGSLPDAAVACVGGGSNAIGLFHAFRDDPVELYGAEGGGEGSDSTRHAAPLASGKTDILHGMRTRILNDDVEVHSVSAGLDYPGVGPEHAQFRETGRCEYTGVTDDEALAAFRELSELEGIIPALESSHAVALAKQLAEERDEDDVILVNLSGRGDKDMEQAAELFDLGN
- a CDS encoding bifunctional metallophosphatase/5'-nucleotidase, which produces MRRATALVLLVCIVSAGAIPALGVGAGGHQSDTGSADVTANSSTNVTILSYNDIQTAAAKDGNLPRLVHRIDERRAAHDNPTFVMGGGDELSPHALSPVSKWRAPVDVLNLIGPDADTIGNHDLDYGVDAFTNASRASEFPWVVSNLVNETTGKTVEGTKRYEVVERGGVKVGIVGAVYPGVDGSVSENLSARNITAKPVVPSIRKYERVLREREDVDVTVVLLHEGTNEAETVANRTDTDVVLTGHDEVVYRPRVVNGTIISETQARAEYLSEINLTVENGEVVAANGHLLNVTDATPKNETASDIIDDYRSEVDLDSTIAYTETPLDARFATNYHRESNYGDLVTDAMRAKTGADVAITNAGGIRSNSVYGPGNVTGGDVFNTLPFGNEVVTVELTGRELEETLASQVTPLESEAGQQYGAEMAMQVSGVRFEWVGHEGRDQIRDVYVNGERLDPNATYEVAVNDFMAGGGSGYPLADEPVVNRTNELLSTTVVDYLKEKKRIAPTTDGRIRRVDTTLDDASVSLDERGKVVMHFDAPADYDGTVAGTFVVSTPGNRTVEAEKVTYDAEEGRLAVRFDDAELAALLGCERTADLDLYGSYNSSKYDQVYFDHSRVNADVTATLAANGGHAKETNETDDTDETSERTASPTPTAATA
- a CDS encoding MFS transporter; the protein is MQKNRAQFYALYLTRFASGFGFITLAALLPTYLNVLDPQSGIVVGLFVSGLTAAQSVAVIPLAWSGDRYDKRTVLLFSLVVSIVAYASFPLVESSWGFIAARALQGVAITGTGLITLALVGELSTADTRANHIGKANAARFAASILGTISATALYERYGFDVVFGVIVALLIPALVGVLLFVERDDTRIEGFPFADMALNRKLLTLTSFRAQYAVAVTMVRTWIVVYAGVEAAKGGLAYAPIAVGVVLIAEKFTNMLCQPFTGRLSDDYGRALFVFVGGGIYGLVALVVPSAPAIGQALSLPAAFPVLGALSPAFLPLVGLNALLGIADSFREPASMALFADEGVDGAGVASSFGVRELVWRPGSILAPILAGILMTGPGIQWVFYVGGIASISGVLTFFGVLSYSYGSEALTQW
- a CDS encoding deoxyuridine 5'-triphosphate nucleotidohydrolase, translated to MFESGTFVAEHVSEVRRQQVQPNGVDLTLETVYEQRDSGRIGRNGKEIGDRQQVESEQITEKSPENYYLPQGGYIVQYAETIEIPDGHVGFVYPRSSLMRNSCMLNTAVWDAGYEGKGEGLLQVHHDIELERGARIAQLVLAEADHDGTYDGDYQGENLD
- a CDS encoding aconitate hydratase gives rise to the protein MGQTLTEKILDDHLVEGELETGEEIGIEIDQVLTQDTTGTLVWLQFEALDMDEVQTEIAAQYCDHQTYQFDFKNTDDHRFLRSAAGTFGAHYSRPGNGICHNVHKENFAAPGKTMLGSDSHTPTPGGLGELAIGSGGLDVAVAMGGGPYYIEMPEIVNVRLEGELPEWATAKDVILEMLRRFSVKGGVGKIFEYTGPGVETLSVPERTTITNMGTELGATTSIFPTDENTEEWLSRLGREDEYVDLQPDDDAEYDDEIVIDLSDLEPLIAQPSMPDKVVPVREVAGQSVDQVMIGSCTNGGYEDILPAAKMLEGRTVNRKTDLIVAPASKQASEMLAREGWVAELMAAGVNFSEATCGACIGIGHVPASDSVSLRTFNRNFEGRSGIEDDSVYLCSPEVATAAAIKGEIIDPRDLADELGDLEAPEFEMGDNYGTTADDPDLISPDEAVDDELIKGPNIGDVPLKDELESDLEGPALLKMQDNITTDHIIPATQDILMYRSNIPKLSEFTLSRVDDSFAQRALDADGGFLVAGENYGQGSSREHAALCPMYLGVEGVLAQSFARIHKANLFNFGLLPLEISEEDYEKFEQGDDIEIVDDVAEAVRSGQEEFTVRVNDDWELTATLDASERERQILADGGKLSHTKKQAEGGDTAASADD
- the rimI gene encoding ribosomal protein S18-alanine N-acetyltransferase; amino-acid sequence: MTTTATENGSISIRSAEDTDLLAIFRIEKASFSQPWPFAAFERYIDEPTFLVATDGAKIVGYIVADMIPNHGRALGHVKDIAVHPSRRGEGIGRELLKQALSGLRARGTHSVKLEVRASNEPAISLYRDFGFRYLRTIPRYYGDGEDALVMIVELD